In the Raineyella fluvialis genome, CTTGATGCCGCCGAGGATGTCGTGCATGCCCTCGAGGTCCTCGGACTGCCAGGAGTTGACCTCGAAGATGACCTTGTCGGCGATGTCGAGCCAGGCCTGGTTGTTGCCGATCGAGGAGGACGGGACCAGCGAGCCATCGGCCTTGATGGCGGTGAGTTCGATGATGGCCAGGTTCATCCGGCCGTGGAACCCGTTGCGGAACTGCGGCGCGATGTGCGACAGGTGGATGTCGGCGTACTGGATCTCGCCGGTGTTGATCTTCTTGCGGGTCTCCGGGTCCGACTGGTACGGCGTCCGGAAGTTGACCGCATTGGCGTCCGCCAGCTCGCCGTCCAACTCGGGCGCGGTCGAGGCGCCGGTGCTCAGGCTGACGCGGAACGGCGTCCCTGCGGCGTGCAGCGCCTTGGCGCGCGCGGCCAGGGCGATCGGCACCGCCTTCGGGTACCCCGAGCCGGTGAAGCCGGAGACGCCGATCATGTCTCCGTCGTTGACGAGCGCGGCAGCGTCCTCTGCGCTCATCACCTTGCTCTGGTACGCGGCGTTGTGGATCCGATTGCCCATGAATGTCCTCCAAGTCGGGTGCGGCTTTGCAGTCCAAACTTACCGGTCGGTATCCTGCCGGACCGCTTGGGTCGGACCAAACGGTTGCCGTGTGGCATGCGACACATCGTTCCCCGCCGGGGAACGCATCCTTCGTCGCGTCGCGGGGTCGGTCCTCCGGTGCAGGCGGCACGAGGCGGCCCGTCGTGCCGAGGGGCGGACCGCGAGGGCCGCTGGTATCAGCCCTCGCGGGCGGTTTGGGCGAGGAAGTCCTGGTGCTGTCCGTGCGCCCGCTTGAGCAGGTCGCGGTAGTGCTGCTCGTTCTCGATCAGCTCGGACTTGAGGTGGTCGGGGATCTGCGGCATCTTGCTGAGCTTGGCGGCCAGCTGGTTGTTGAGCTTCGTACGCTCCGCGACCGCCGCCTCCGGCGGCAGGGCGAGGTACTTCTCGGCCAGGTCCTCGGTGGCCCGGATGATGGCCATGGCCCGGCCGCGGGGGGAGAACAGCGACACGGCGACGGTGACCACCAGTACTCCGAGGATGAAGACCAGTGACATCTGCGTGGTGATCTCGATGACGGTCACGTGGTCGCCGTCGTTGATGAACGGCAGGCTGTTCTGGTGCAGCGCGTGCAGGATCAGCTTCACCGCGATGAAGCCGAGGATCGCGGCCAGCCCGTACGACAGGTAGATCAGCCGGTCGAGCAGCCCGTCGATGAGGAAGAAGAGCTGCTTGAGACCCATCAGCGAGAACACCACGGCGGTGAAGACCAGGAAGACCTCCTGGGTCAGGCCGAAGATCGCCGGGATCGAGTCGAGGGCGAACAGGACGTCGGTCCCGCCGATGGCGACCATCACCAGCAGCATCGGGGTGAGGGCCCGCTTGCCGTCCAGTTCGGTGAACAGCTTGTTCCCGTCGTACGTGTCGGAGGTGTGGAAGACGCCCCGGACGAGCCGGATGAAGAAGTTCTCGCTCTCCTCCTCGTCGTCGGTGCCGATCGCCTCCTTCAGCGTCGAGCCGGCGGTGACCAGCAGGATCACCCCGAAGATGTAGAAGACCCAGGAGAAGGCGTTGATCGCGGCGGCGCCGACGAAGATCAGGGCCGAGCGGAAGATGAGCGACACCACGATGCCGAACAGCAGGACCTCCTGCTGCGACTGCCGCGGCACCTTGAACGAGGCCATGATGATCAGGAAGACGAAGAGGTTGTCGACGCTGAGC is a window encoding:
- a CDS encoding TerC family protein, giving the protein MEVSGLTWTLTTLFVVGMLLFDFLFHARRPHTPGIRESALWSALYTSIALAFGLFVLGSWGGHYAAQYYAGYITELSLSVDNLFVFLIIMASFKVPRQSQQEVLLFGIVVSLIFRSALIFVGAAAINAFSWVFYIFGVILLVTAGSTLKEAIGTDDEEESENFFIRLVRGVFHTSDTYDGNKLFTELDGKRALTPMLLVMVAIGGTDVLFALDSIPAIFGLTQEVFLVFTAVVFSLMGLKQLFFLIDGLLDRLIYLSYGLAAILGFIAVKLILHALHQNSLPFINDGDHVTVIEITTQMSLVFILGVLVVTVAVSLFSPRGRAMAIIRATEDLAEKYLALPPEAAVAERTKLNNQLAAKLSKMPQIPDHLKSELIENEQHYRDLLKRAHGQHQDFLAQTAREG